A stretch of the Terriglobia bacterium genome encodes the following:
- the cysS gene encoding cysteine--tRNA ligase, whose translation MPRFFNTLTGRVDDFQPLEDNLVRMYACGPTVYDFGHIGNFRTFVFVDLLRRSLRQSGFQLQHAMNITDVDDKIIRNAAQQGVSVQQYTMKYEKAFLEDSSLLNIEKPEILVRATDHIKEMAQFIKQLVDGGHAYRTEDGSYYFRIAAFPTYGKLSKKDFGGIIEGARVDVDEYDKDNARDFALWKAPKPGEAFWETEIGPGRPGWHIECSTMSMKYLGDTFDIHLGGEDLIFPHHENEIAQSESLTGKMFARFWMHARFLLVEGEKMSKSLGNFYTLRDLILKGHKPSSLRFLLTSVPYRKQLNFTFDGLKQAAQAVERLRNFKLRLETAQFPKGSNPAITELATATVEKMRAALGDDLNTAEALGAMFDMVREANSAADAGQLQQENVAPLLGALASFDEIFAVMADHDAEKVRQVLEWAKQEGRIQEASEETVEVAKAVELSDAKINALIAQRNAAKKARNFTRADEIRNQLASAGIILEDTKDGVRWKRK comes from the coding sequence ATGCCGCGCTTCTTCAATACGCTTACGGGACGAGTCGACGACTTCCAGCCCCTGGAAGACAACCTGGTCCGCATGTACGCCTGCGGGCCCACGGTCTACGACTTCGGCCATATCGGCAACTTCCGTACCTTCGTCTTCGTGGATCTGCTGCGGCGCTCCCTGCGGCAAAGCGGCTTCCAGCTCCAGCACGCTATGAACATCACCGATGTGGATGACAAGATCATCCGCAACGCCGCCCAGCAGGGCGTCAGCGTGCAGCAGTACACCATGAAATACGAGAAGGCCTTCCTGGAGGACTCCAGCTTGCTGAATATCGAGAAGCCGGAGATCCTGGTGCGCGCCACCGACCACATCAAGGAGATGGCGCAGTTCATCAAGCAATTGGTGGACGGCGGGCACGCCTACCGCACCGAAGACGGCTCGTACTACTTCCGCATCGCGGCCTTCCCTACCTACGGCAAGCTGTCCAAGAAAGATTTCGGCGGAATCATCGAGGGCGCGCGCGTGGATGTGGACGAATACGATAAGGACAACGCCCGCGACTTCGCGCTGTGGAAGGCGCCCAAACCCGGCGAGGCGTTCTGGGAGACCGAGATCGGCCCGGGACGTCCGGGGTGGCACATCGAGTGCTCGACCATGTCGATGAAGTACCTGGGCGATACTTTCGACATCCACCTCGGCGGCGAGGACCTGATCTTCCCGCACCACGAAAACGAAATTGCGCAATCGGAGTCGCTAACCGGGAAAATGTTTGCGCGTTTCTGGATGCATGCGCGATTCCTGCTGGTTGAGGGCGAGAAGATGTCGAAGTCGCTGGGCAACTTTTACACGCTCCGCGACCTGATTTTGAAAGGACACAAGCCGTCGTCGCTGCGCTTCCTGCTGACCTCCGTGCCCTACCGCAAGCAGCTCAATTTCACCTTCGACGGTTTGAAGCAGGCGGCGCAGGCGGTGGAGCGCCTGCGGAATTTCAAGCTGCGTCTGGAAACGGCACAGTTCCCCAAGGGCAGCAATCCGGCAATCACCGAACTGGCAACCGCAACGGTGGAGAAGATGCGCGCGGCACTGGGCGACGACCTCAACACCGCCGAGGCCCTGGGGGCAATGTTCGACATGGTGCGGGAGGCAAATTCGGCCGCCGACGCCGGGCAGTTGCAGCAGGAAAATGTCGCGCCACTGCTGGGAGCGCTGGCATCATTCGACGAAATTTTTGCCGTGATGGCGGACCACGACGCCGAAAAGGTGCGCCAGGTGCTGGAATGGGCGAAGCAGGAGGGGCGCATCCAGGAAGCCAGCGAGGAAACGGTCGAGGTCGCCAAGGCGGTCGAACTGAGCGACGCAAAGATTAACGCGCTGATCGCGCAGAGGAATGCGGCCAAGAAAGCGCGCAACTTCACGCGCGCGGACGAGATCAGAAATCAGCTTGCCAGCGCGGGGATCATTCTGGAAGACACGAAAGATGGGGTGAGGTGGAAGAGGAAGTAG
- a CDS encoding PilZ domain-containing protein produces the protein MAERRAAERWPIRCEIHCQAGDQVFQAESFDVSEDGVSFLTDAHLPINSEAVLHFRIHPDDPLIVVRVLVRWQSGRRVGVQFLDLKHEHRDSLHKHHARTAAGKNSR, from the coding sequence ATGGCGGAGCGCAGAGCGGCGGAACGATGGCCGATTCGCTGCGAAATCCATTGCCAGGCTGGGGACCAGGTTTTTCAGGCGGAGTCCTTCGACGTGAGCGAAGACGGCGTCTCCTTCCTCACCGACGCTCATCTGCCGATCAACAGCGAGGCCGTCCTGCACTTCCGCATCCACCCCGATGACCCACTGATCGTGGTCCGCGTGCTGGTGCGCTGGCAAAGCGGCCGCCGTGTCGGCGTGCAATTCCTCGATCTGAAGCACGAGCACCGCGACAGCTTGCACAAGCACCACGCCAGGACCGCCGCCGGAAAAAATAGCCGGTAG
- the arsM gene encoding arsenite methyltransferase gives MKIQEAVKEHYGAVARGEQSGCGCATTSELAQTIGYSAEDIALAGEANLGLGCGNPLALAEIREGMTVLDLGSGAGFDAFLAWRRVGPTGRVIGVDMTDDMLAQARANAEKLGAANVEFRQGFIEKLPLQDSSVDLVISNCVINLSVDKPAVFREIARVLKPGGRIAVGDLVLLQQLPPQVAKSVAAYVGCIAGASLMTDYVLMALDAGLTDLSIPQIAHGKQLADAVAPSACCGSDPIAKAAANAIASIKLHGRKP, from the coding sequence ATGAAAATCCAGGAAGCAGTGAAGGAACACTACGGCGCCGTCGCCCGCGGCGAGCAGTCCGGATGCGGATGCGCCACCACCTCCGAACTCGCGCAAACCATCGGCTACAGCGCCGAAGACATCGCGTTGGCCGGGGAAGCCAATCTCGGCCTGGGCTGCGGCAATCCGCTCGCGCTGGCCGAAATTCGCGAGGGCATGACCGTGCTCGACCTCGGCTCCGGCGCCGGCTTCGACGCTTTTCTGGCTTGGCGGCGCGTCGGTCCGACCGGCCGCGTCATCGGCGTGGACATGACCGACGACATGCTTGCCCAGGCGCGCGCCAACGCCGAAAAACTCGGCGCCGCCAACGTCGAATTCCGCCAGGGCTTTATCGAAAAACTGCCCCTGCAAGACTCCTCGGTGGACTTGGTGATCAGCAACTGCGTCATCAACCTGAGCGTGGACAAGCCCGCGGTGTTCCGCGAAATCGCGCGCGTACTCAAGCCCGGCGGGCGCATCGCGGTCGGCGACCTGGTGCTGCTGCAGCAACTGCCGCCGCAGGTGGCCAAGAGCGTGGCTGCCTACGTCGGCTGCATCGCCGGCGCCAGCCTGATGACTGACTACGTGCTCATGGCCCTCGACGCCGGGTTGACCGATCTCTCGATCCCGCAGATCGCGCACGGCAAGCAACTGGCCGACGCGGTCGCGCCCAGCGCCTGCTGCGGTAGCGATCCCATCGCGAAAGCCGCCGCCAACGCCATCGCTTCCATCAAGCTGCACGGAAGAAAACCGTAA
- a CDS encoding MarR family transcriptional regulator, giving the protein MSNTIDIDAWWNQLERLERVLLCVGPDEVCCEGLTPRQTSILRTLIAQEGARLSDLAAASRITPSAMTRVIDKLESQGMVRRVRGAQDDGRAAQVELTPAGRKARRRIDQLMRDRARAVAESFPENRRAEVLRLLQEFSNALESSGCCGLRPTGLTQLKGQLP; this is encoded by the coding sequence ATGAGCAACACCATTGACATCGACGCCTGGTGGAACCAGTTGGAGCGGCTGGAACGCGTGCTCCTGTGCGTCGGACCCGACGAGGTCTGCTGCGAAGGTCTGACCCCGCGCCAGACTTCGATCCTGCGCACCTTGATCGCGCAGGAGGGCGCGCGCTTGTCGGACTTGGCCGCCGCTTCGCGCATCACGCCGAGCGCCATGACCCGCGTCATCGACAAACTGGAGAGCCAGGGAATGGTGCGGCGGGTTCGCGGTGCGCAGGACGATGGCCGCGCGGCCCAGGTAGAGCTCACCCCTGCCGGCCGCAAGGCGCGCCGCCGCATCGACCAGTTGATGCGCGATCGCGCCCGCGCCGTCGCCGAGTCGTTCCCTGAAAACCGCCGCGCCGAAGTGTTGCGGCTATTGCAGGAGTTTAGTAACGCGTTGGAATCGAGCGGGTGTTGCGGTCTGCGCCCGACCGGCCTGACGCAACTGAAAGGACAGTTGCCATGA
- a CDS encoding SUF system Fe-S cluster assembly regulator produces MLKLTKKADYGLIAMRYLAENGMASCSAKDIAEAHGIPPELLAKILQKLVKAGLLTSQQGTNGGYLLARDARTISALEVIRAIEGPLFLTSCVTTRGECGQTSRCTVREPLRRVSQSIEEVLSKITIGDMGEQTVTVAPEEFVSLS; encoded by the coding sequence GTGCTGAAGCTGACCAAGAAAGCGGACTATGGCCTGATCGCGATGCGATACCTGGCCGAGAACGGGATGGCCTCCTGCAGCGCCAAGGACATCGCCGAAGCGCACGGCATTCCGCCCGAACTGCTGGCCAAGATCCTGCAGAAACTGGTCAAGGCCGGGCTGCTGACCTCGCAGCAGGGGACCAACGGCGGATATCTGCTGGCGCGCGATGCGCGCACGATTTCCGCGCTGGAAGTCATCCGGGCCATCGAAGGCCCGCTGTTTCTGACCTCGTGCGTCACCACCCGCGGCGAATGCGGCCAGACGAGCCGGTGCACGGTGCGTGAGCCGCTGCGCCGAGTCAGCCAGAGCATTGAAGAGGTTTTGAGCAAGATTACCATCGGCGACATGGGAGAGCAGACGGTGACTGTGGCGCCGGAGGAGTTCGTGAGTTTGAGTTGA
- a CDS encoding IscS subfamily cysteine desulfurase, whose amino-acid sequence MKLPIYMDNHATTPLDPRVLEEMLPYFTDKFGNAASRNHVFGWVAEEAVEQARERIAKLVGANTKEIIFTSGATESDNLAIKGVAEMYREKGNHIITAVTEHKAVLDTGKRLEKYGFRVTYMPVMKDGLIDLDDLKRAMDDKTILVTLMAANNEIGVLQPIAEIGKLCHERGVLFHSDATQAVGKIPIDVQKMNIDLMSISAHKMYGPKGVGALYVRRKNPRVQVSPIIDGGGHERGMRSGTLNVPGIVGLGKACAICHQEMPQESCRLAGLRNRLKDKIMGSLDEVYVNGSMEHRLPNNLNISFAYVEGESLLMGINDIAVSSGSACTSATLEPSYVLKALGTGDDLAHSSIRFGIGRFNTEAEVDYVAARLIEVVRRLRELSPLYEMAKEGIDLKTVSWAAEG is encoded by the coding sequence GTGAAGCTCCCCATCTACATGGACAATCACGCCACCACGCCGCTGGATCCACGCGTCCTGGAAGAGATGCTGCCCTACTTCACCGATAAGTTCGGCAACGCGGCCAGCCGCAACCACGTATTTGGCTGGGTAGCGGAAGAGGCGGTGGAGCAGGCGCGCGAGCGCATCGCCAAGCTGGTAGGGGCCAACACGAAGGAAATCATTTTCACCTCCGGCGCCACTGAAAGCGACAACCTGGCCATCAAGGGCGTGGCCGAGATGTACCGCGAAAAGGGCAACCACATCATCACCGCAGTTACCGAGCACAAGGCTGTGCTGGATACGGGCAAGCGCCTGGAGAAGTACGGCTTCCGCGTGACCTACATGCCGGTGATGAAGGACGGCCTGATTGACCTCGACGACCTGAAGCGCGCCATGGACGACAAAACCATCCTGGTGACGTTGATGGCGGCCAACAACGAGATCGGGGTGCTGCAGCCAATCGCGGAGATCGGCAAGCTCTGTCATGAGCGTGGCGTGCTGTTCCACTCGGACGCCACCCAGGCGGTCGGCAAGATCCCGATTGACGTGCAGAAGATGAACATTGATCTTATGTCGATCTCGGCGCACAAGATGTACGGGCCGAAGGGAGTGGGCGCGCTCTATGTCCGGCGCAAGAATCCGCGGGTGCAGGTGTCGCCCATCATTGACGGCGGCGGGCACGAGCGCGGCATGCGCAGCGGCACGCTCAACGTTCCCGGAATCGTGGGACTCGGCAAGGCGTGCGCGATCTGTCACCAGGAGATGCCGCAGGAGAGCTGCCGCCTGGCCGGCCTGCGAAACCGGCTCAAGGACAAGATCATGGGCAGCCTGGACGAAGTCTACGTCAACGGTTCGATGGAGCACCGCCTGCCCAACAACCTGAACATCAGTTTTGCTTACGTGGAAGGCGAATCGCTGCTGATGGGCATCAACGACATCGCGGTTTCCAGCGGCTCGGCATGCACCTCGGCGACGCTGGAGCCATCCTATGTATTGAAGGCCCTCGGCACCGGCGACGACCTGGCGCACAGTTCCATCCGCTTCGGCATCGGCCGGTTCAACACCGAGGCCGAGGTGGACTACGTGGCCGCGCGGCTGATCGAAGTGGTGCGGCGCCTGCGCGAGCTTTCGCCGCTCTACGAGATGGCAAAGGAAGGCATCGACCTGAAAACCGTGAGCTGGGCCGCGGAAGGATGA
- the iscU gene encoding Fe-S cluster assembly scaffold IscU encodes MAYSDKVLDHYTNPRNVGSMDKSSPAVGTGLVGAPECGDVMKLQIKVNPATQIIEDAKFKTFGCGSAIASSSLATEWVKGKTVDEALSIKNTDIVRELSLPPVKIHCSVLAEDAIRAAIGDWKKKNSVAAQSGAHAPMAKAGD; translated from the coding sequence ATGGCATACAGTGACAAGGTACTGGATCACTACACCAACCCGCGCAACGTGGGGTCGATGGACAAGAGCAGTCCGGCGGTGGGCACAGGTCTGGTGGGCGCGCCGGAATGCGGCGACGTCATGAAGCTGCAGATCAAGGTGAACCCCGCCACCCAGATCATCGAGGACGCCAAGTTCAAGACATTCGGCTGCGGCTCGGCCATCGCCTCCTCCTCGCTGGCCACCGAATGGGTGAAGGGCAAGACGGTGGATGAGGCGCTGTCGATCAAGAACACGGACATCGTGCGCGAGCTCTCCCTGCCCCCGGTGAAGATCCACTGCTCGGTGCTGGCCGAGGACGCCATCCGCGCCGCCATCGGCGACTGGAAGAAGAAGAACAGCGTGGCCGCCCAGAGCGGGGCGCACGCGCCGATGGCGAAGGCGGGAGACTAG
- a CDS encoding iron-sulfur cluster assembly accessory protein yields MATMTDKPEQAVPEAVQPNGAGQQPATPEQKPASVPARGIQVTERALVRIKAAMQKEGISSEQGGLRLGVQGGGCSGLTYNIRFDTQPRERDRIFQFGEVRVFVDPKSFIYLHGMTLDYQETLMQQSFVFVNPNASKSCGCGTSFS; encoded by the coding sequence ATGGCCACTATGACGGACAAACCGGAGCAGGCGGTGCCCGAAGCGGTGCAGCCGAATGGCGCAGGTCAGCAACCGGCCACGCCAGAACAGAAGCCTGCTTCGGTGCCGGCGCGCGGCATCCAGGTGACCGAGCGCGCGCTGGTCAGGATCAAGGCGGCGATGCAGAAGGAAGGCATCTCGTCGGAACAGGGCGGGCTGCGCCTGGGCGTACAGGGCGGAGGCTGCTCCGGACTGACGTACAACATCCGCTTTGACACCCAGCCGCGCGAGCGCGATCGCATCTTCCAGTTCGGGGAGGTGCGCGTGTTCGTGGATCCCAAGTCATTCATCTACCTGCACGGCATGACCCTGGATTACCAGGAGACGCTGATGCAGCAAAGCTTCGTGTTCGTCAATCCGAACGCGAGCAAGTCTTGCGGCTGCGGCACGTCGTTCAGCTAG
- the hscB gene encoding Fe-S protein assembly co-chaperone HscB, whose translation MFDEGAVTHACWSCGDMRAAHFCQSCGKLQPALPTDYFTFFGLPRKLNVDVAALENEFYKLSRKLHPDLYARAAGQEQQWSLEKSSQLNDAYRTLRDPIARTEYLLKLEGVHMEEQSKAATDKARQTGEEKKQVIPPELLEEVFELNLQLEEARTNKKMGERDAELLREVEGTRNDLRSKHDALMDELRGSWNEWDALPEDADESLRKPVRDKMVGLLNRRSYIRNLVRDVNEVLED comes from the coding sequence ATGTTCGATGAAGGCGCGGTCACGCACGCCTGCTGGTCGTGCGGCGACATGCGCGCGGCCCACTTCTGCCAGTCCTGCGGCAAGCTGCAACCGGCGCTGCCCACCGACTACTTCACCTTTTTCGGGCTGCCGCGCAAGTTGAATGTTGATGTGGCCGCGCTGGAGAACGAGTTCTACAAGCTCAGCCGCAAGCTGCATCCCGACCTATACGCGCGCGCCGCAGGCCAGGAACAGCAATGGAGCCTGGAGAAAAGCTCGCAGCTCAACGATGCCTACCGCACCCTGCGCGACCCGATCGCGCGTACCGAGTACCTGCTGAAACTCGAAGGCGTGCACATGGAGGAACAGTCCAAGGCCGCCACTGACAAGGCGCGCCAGACGGGCGAGGAGAAGAAGCAGGTAATCCCGCCGGAGCTGCTGGAAGAAGTCTTCGAGCTCAACCTGCAGCTCGAAGAAGCGCGCACGAACAAGAAGATGGGTGAGCGCGATGCCGAGCTCCTGCGCGAGGTGGAAGGCACGCGCAACGACTTACGGTCCAAGCACGACGCACTCATGGACGAGTTGCGCGGCTCTTGGAACGAGTGGGACGCGCTGCCGGAGGATGCGGACGAGTCGCTGCGCAAGCCGGTGCGGGACAAGATGGTCGGCCTGCTGAACCGGCGAAGCTATATCCGCAATCTGGTGCGGGACGTGAATGAAGTTCTGGAAGATTGA
- the hscA gene encoding Fe-S protein assembly chaperone HscA, protein MAEERVVGIDLGTTNSLVAFMGTDGKPQVIPGEDGSNLVPSLVALDTKGQIVVGNPARKYLIETPERAVYSIKRLMGRGVEDIQEELKLFPFRLAEDLQPGEVLRIKLADKDYTPPEISAFILRQLKRNAERYFGAPVKKAVITVPAYFNDAQRQATKDAGRIAGLEVLRLVNEPTAAALAYGLDKQRAGVAAVYDLGGGTFDISILRLHEGIFEVIATNGDTHLGGDDVDNLLITIALDDIRGDMGLDYRRTAEVVQAIRKAVIDAKIALSSYQETIIEVDLPGRKRYQREITRQQFEGLIEPILQRTVGPVKQAMKDAGLTPEQINEVALVGGSTRIPRVRQTVRDLFKREPHSELNPDEVVALGAAVQANILGGGSEATKDMLLLDVTPLSLGIEALGGVVAKIIHRNSTIPASATEHFTTGVDGQTNVAIHVLQGERELAKDHRSLARFDLKGIPPMPAGLPRIEVRFLIDANGILHVSAREQRSGKEAEISVQPSYGLTDEQVENMILESFDYAEEDFRQRQVIEARNEANTILTALEKGKLSPAWQQLTSDERKQIAKQEKALRTVMDQDDHHAVRSAIDALNQGTMRLAELMMDSAVGSALKGKTMEQVNVGEGPEAPHPIAPAEIK, encoded by the coding sequence ATGGCTGAAGAACGCGTAGTCGGAATCGATCTCGGAACCACGAACTCGCTGGTGGCCTTCATGGGGACGGACGGCAAACCCCAGGTCATTCCCGGCGAGGACGGGTCAAACCTCGTCCCCTCGCTGGTGGCGCTGGACACGAAGGGCCAGATCGTTGTCGGCAATCCCGCGCGCAAGTACCTGATCGAAACCCCGGAGCGCGCGGTTTATTCCATCAAGCGCCTCATGGGCCGCGGCGTGGAAGACATCCAGGAGGAACTAAAGCTGTTTCCGTTCCGCCTCGCCGAAGACCTGCAGCCCGGCGAAGTGCTGCGCATCAAGCTGGCGGATAAGGATTACACGCCGCCGGAAATTTCCGCCTTCATTCTGCGCCAGCTCAAGCGCAATGCAGAGCGCTACTTCGGCGCGCCGGTGAAAAAGGCGGTCATAACCGTCCCGGCTTATTTCAACGACGCGCAGCGACAGGCGACCAAGGATGCAGGCCGCATCGCGGGACTGGAAGTCCTGCGCCTGGTGAACGAGCCCACGGCGGCCGCGCTGGCCTACGGCCTGGACAAGCAGCGTGCCGGCGTGGCCGCGGTGTATGACCTGGGCGGCGGCACCTTCGACATTTCGATTCTCCGGCTGCACGAGGGAATTTTTGAGGTCATCGCCACCAATGGCGACACCCACCTTGGTGGCGACGACGTTGACAACCTGCTGATCACCATTGCCCTCGACGATATTCGCGGCGACATGGGCCTGGACTACCGCCGCACAGCCGAGGTCGTACAGGCCATTCGCAAGGCGGTGATTGACGCCAAGATCGCCCTCTCGTCATATCAAGAGACGATCATCGAGGTTGACCTGCCCGGGCGCAAGAGGTACCAGCGTGAGATCACACGCCAGCAGTTCGAGGGATTGATTGAGCCCATCCTGCAGCGCACCGTCGGCCCGGTGAAGCAGGCGATGAAGGATGCCGGGCTAACCCCGGAACAGATCAACGAGGTCGCGCTGGTGGGCGGCTCGACGCGAATTCCGCGCGTGCGCCAGACTGTTCGCGACTTGTTCAAGCGCGAACCGCATTCGGAGCTGAACCCGGATGAGGTGGTCGCGCTCGGCGCCGCGGTGCAAGCCAACATCCTGGGCGGCGGCTCGGAAGCCACCAAGGACATGCTGCTGCTCGACGTCACGCCGCTGTCGCTGGGCATCGAGGCGCTGGGCGGCGTTGTGGCCAAGATCATTCATCGCAACTCGACGATTCCCGCGTCAGCCACCGAGCATTTCACCACCGGCGTGGACGGCCAGACCAACGTCGCGATCCACGTGTTGCAGGGCGAGCGCGAACTGGCCAAGGACCACCGCTCGCTGGCCCGCTTCGATCTGAAAGGCATTCCGCCCATGCCCGCGGGACTGCCGCGCATTGAGGTGCGCTTTTTGATTGATGCCAATGGCATCCTGCATGTCTCGGCGCGCGAGCAGCGCAGCGGCAAGGAAGCGGAAATCTCCGTGCAGCCTAGTTACGGCCTCACTGACGAGCAAGTTGAGAACATGATCCTAGAGTCGTTCGATTACGCGGAAGAGGACTTCCGCCAGCGGCAGGTAATCGAGGCGCGCAACGAGGCCAACACCATCCTGACCGCTCTGGAGAAGGGCAAGCTAAGCCCGGCGTGGCAGCAGCTCACCTCGGATGAGCGCAAGCAGATCGCCAAGCAGGAAAAAGCCTTGCGCACGGTCATGGACCAGGACGACCACCATGCCGTCCGCTCCGCAATCGACGCGCTGAACCAGGGCACCATGCGACTGGCGGAGCTGATGATGGATTCGGCGGTAGGGTCGGCGCTAAAGGGTAAAACCATGGAACAGGTAAACGTCGGCGAAGGGCCGGAAGCGCCGCACCCGATCGCGCCGGCGGAGATTAAATAG
- a CDS encoding 2Fe-2S iron-sulfur cluster binding domain-containing protein: MAEEKDQNTGTATAELSPNTVKVTFLPEGKTVEFELGKMPYKDHGKPESLLDVALNHHVFLDHACGGNCACTTCHVQVIKGAELLSEMDDDEADRLDMAADLQLNSRLGCQCVVTKPGEIVVHVPEWNRNYVSEGGEH; encoded by the coding sequence ATGGCCGAAGAAAAAGATCAGAACACAGGCACGGCGACTGCCGAACTTTCCCCGAACACCGTCAAGGTGACTTTCCTGCCCGAAGGCAAGACGGTCGAGTTTGAACTCGGCAAAATGCCGTACAAGGATCACGGCAAACCAGAATCGCTGCTCGACGTGGCGCTGAACCACCACGTCTTCCTCGACCACGCTTGTGGGGGCAATTGCGCCTGCACCACCTGCCACGTGCAGGTGATCAAGGGGGCCGAACTGCTCAGCGAGATGGATGATGATGAGGCCGACCGGCTCGACATGGCTGCCGACCTGCAACTCAACTCGCGCCTTGGCTGCCAGTGCGTGGTCACCAAGCCGGGCGAGATCGTGGTCCACGTGCCCGAATGGAACCGAAACTACGTTTCCGAAGGCGGAGAACACTGA
- the iscX gene encoding Fe-S cluster assembly protein IscX — MPTELHWEDAEDIGLMLANTYPDINPLEVRFTDLHRMIAELPSFVDDPKKSTEGKLEAVQMAWNEEYEDRHAA; from the coding sequence ATGCCGACAGAGCTGCACTGGGAAGACGCCGAAGACATCGGCCTGATGTTGGCCAACACGTATCCCGACATTAATCCTCTCGAGGTGCGCTTTACCGACCTGCACCGCATGATCGCTGAACTGCCCAGCTTCGTGGACGATCCCAAGAAGTCCACCGAGGGCAAGTTGGAAGCCGTCCAGATGGCTTGGAACGAGGAGTACGAAGACCGGCACGCCGCCTGA
- a CDS encoding ABC transporter ATP-binding protein: protein MLEAKTLRKTYGKVVALDGVSLRANEGEAVGQLGPNGAGKTTTVSIIAGLLRPDSGEVLIAGSPLRGDTDPIKRKIGLVPQDMALFDELSALDNLSLFAALYRIDRATAKRAIADALDLVGLATRGRDKVETFSGGMKRRLNLAGALLHDPQILLLDEPTVGVDPQSRNAIFDNLETLKQRGKTLIYTTHYMEEAERLCDRIVIIDHGKVIADDTLVGLHRMLPVTNVLAIELETPDGLRLEQPRTLPDVQSAEIREGVLRIGVRNLATDTPGILKWLAEHGHPYQHLGSERPNLESVFLTLTGRSLRDS, encoded by the coding sequence ATGCTCGAAGCAAAAACTCTGCGCAAGACCTACGGCAAGGTGGTCGCGCTCGACGGCGTCAGCCTGCGTGCGAATGAAGGCGAGGCTGTCGGCCAGCTCGGGCCCAATGGCGCGGGGAAAACCACCACTGTCTCCATCATCGCCGGCCTGCTGCGTCCGGATTCCGGCGAAGTGCTCATTGCAGGCAGTCCGTTGCGCGGCGACACCGATCCCATCAAGCGCAAGATCGGCCTCGTTCCCCAGGACATGGCTCTCTTCGACGAGCTTTCCGCTCTCGACAACCTCTCCCTGTTTGCCGCACTCTATCGAATTGACCGCGCAACCGCTAAACGCGCCATCGCCGACGCGCTCGATCTGGTCGGCCTCGCCACTCGCGGCCGGGACAAGGTCGAGACTTTCAGTGGCGGCATGAAGCGGCGCCTGAATCTTGCCGGCGCGCTTCTCCACGACCCGCAGATCCTGCTCCTCGACGAGCCCACTGTGGGGGTAGATCCGCAGAGCCGCAACGCTATCTTCGACAACCTCGAGACCCTGAAGCAACGCGGTAAAACCCTTATCTACACCACCCATTACATGGAGGAAGCCGAGCGACTCTGCGACCGCATCGTCATCATCGACCATGGCAAAGTCATCGCCGACGATACCCTCGTCGGCCTGCACCGCATGTTGCCGGTCACCAACGTCCTCGCCATCGAACTCGAAACGCCCGATGGATTGCGTTTGGAGCAACCGCGGACCCTGCCGGACGTTCAGTCGGCGGAGATTCGCGAAGGTGTCTTGCGAATTGGCGTACGCAATCTCGCGACCGACACTCCTGGAATTTTGAAGTGGCTGGCCGAACATGGTCATCCCTACCAGCACCTGGGCAGCGAAAGGCCCAACCTGGAATCGGTCTTTCTGACTCTTACCGGAAGGAGCCTGCGCGACTCATGA